The genome window CCTCCGACCGGCTCTCCACGGCGTACGGCATCTCGGTGACCGGCGCGCTGGTGGTCGACACTGTGCTGCTCCTGCTGGTCGCCCGGCCGCTCTGGAACTGGGCGCCGTGGAAGATCGTGCTCGCGGCCGTCGCGTTCGGCGGACTGGAGCTCACCTTCCTGGCCGGCAACCTCTCCAAGATCGTCAACGGCGGCTGGGTGCCGCTGCTGATCGCCGCCGTCGTCATCCTGGTGATGACCACCTGGCGGCGCGGCCGTCAGCTCGTGCAGGCCGACCGCCTCAAGAAGGAAGGCTCGATGGCGGACTTCATCGAGGAGATCCGCACGAAGAACCTGGCGAGGGTGCCGGGCATCGCGATCTTCCCGCACCCGAACAAGGCGACGACCCCGCTGGCGCTCCGCGCCAACGTCAAGCACAACCACGTCCTGCACGAGCACGTCATCATCGTGGGGGTCAGCACAGCGCAGGTGCCGCACGTGCCGGCCGAGGACGCCTTCGACTACGACCCCCTCGGCTACGCCGACGACGGGATCGAGTTCCTCCACATCACGTTCGGATTCTCGGACGAGCCCGACATCCCGCGCGCGCTCCGCGCCGCCGTGCGCGAGGGCGTCCTCCCGCTCGACTCCGCGAACTTCAAGCAGGCGTCGTACTTCATCTCCCGCGGCGCGATCCGCATCACCCGGAAGGACACCATGGTGCCCTGGCGCCGGTCGCTGTTCGTCGCGCTCGCCCACAACGCCGCGAACCCGGCAGCCCGGTTCGGGCTGCCGGCGCTGCGGACGGTCACGATGGGGAGCGACGTCGAGATCTGAGCGCGGCGCTCAGCTCCCCGCCGCCGCCCGGATCACCTCCGCGATCTCCGCGTGCCTCGGGATGAACGCCGTGTGCGAGCCGTCGACGTGGGAGGTCGTCGCCCCCATCCGCTGGGCGTAGAACTCCTCGGCCTTCGGCGAGATCGCGTTGTCCTGGTCGGAGACCACGAACCAGCTCGGGATGTTCTTCCAGCCCGCGGCGGTCGCCTCCTGGGTGAGGGAGGCGACGGCGAGCGGGCGCTGGGTGGCGTACATCACCGCGGCCGCCTCCTCCGAGGAGTCGCCGCAGAAGACCTCGCGGAAGCGCTCCTTCTTCACGTAGACCTCCGGGCCGCCGGGCGATCCGACCGCGTCGTACGGGGTCGGCTGGTTCTCGGTCGCGAGCAGCGGGGCCGGGAACGGCTCCTGCGCGCTCACGCAGCTCTCCCCGACGTCGAGGCCGAACGCGGCCAGGTAGACGAGGGCCTCCACGTTGCTCAGCCCGGCCGACGCCTGCGTGATCACGGCGCCGCCGTAGGAGTGGCCGACCAGGACGACCGGTCCGTCGATCGCGCCGACGACCCTGGCGATCGTGTCGGAGTCGGTGAGGAGGCTGCGGAGCGGGTTCGGCGGTGCGACCACCGTGTGGCCGGATCCCTCCAGATCGCCGATCAGGCCGGCGAAGCCAGACGCGTCGGCGAACGCGCCGTGGACGAGGACGATCGTGCGTTGTGCGGCCATGACTCTTCCTTCGTGTCAGTGAGTGAGTCGAACGCCGCCATCCTGAGACTCCCTCACCGCGCGCGGCAAGACCTGACCGCTACTCGGCTTCGCCGGTCTCGCCGTCCAGCTCCGCGCGGACCTCGTGCTCGACCAGCACCGGCACGAAGTCGCGCACGGGTGCGTCCTCGTACTGCTCGTAGTGCTCCTCCACCAGCTGGTCGATCTCCTCCTTCGGCACCTCGGGGAACCGGTCGCTGAGCCGCTCGGCGGCGTGCTCGAGTGCCACGGCCTCGTCCTGGAGCCCCGCACCCTGGGGGCGCTTGTCGTGTTCGCTCGTCATGCCGCGATTGTCCGCCCGGGAGCGCAAAAGGCAAGTGAACGTCCGTTGAACGGGCCGGCCGCTACGCCGCGAACACCGTCCTCCCCGCCCTCACCAGCACCGCTTCCTGAGCACCCGTCCGCCGCTCGGCGCAGGCTATTTCTCGACTCGGTCCAATGTGCTTGCTGTTCAGCAAGTGATTGTTGCTATCGTGTCCTCACCGCACTCACACGCTTCACCCGAAGGGCGTCTGAACAATGAGCACCGTGGTCGACCAGGATCCGGCCTGCCCTCTCCCGCAGGCATCGCCGGCGTGCGGCGGGTCCGACCCCGGCCGCCCCACCGTCACCGCGTTCGTCGACGGCGTGTCCGGCCACAACGACCGCGCGCGCCGGGCCACCATCGACCTCGCGAAGGCGCTGGGCCGGCGGATCGAGGCGAAGGTCGGCGTGATTGGTGAGGGCGCGTCGCAGGGGCGGAGCCTCGGCTGGCGGGCCGCCCTCCACCAGGCACGGCAGGAGCTGGACGCGCTGGCCGAGACGACGGAGCACTCCCTGCGGACCGCCACCTTCAGCGCGTTCTGCCTGACCAGGAACGCGGCCGCCCTCGCCACCCTCCCCGCCGTCGCCCGCGCCCACCCGGACGCCGCGGTCGTGTGGCTGGGCGCGCACCCCTGCCTGCACACCCCCACCACCACCCGCACCGGCGACCTCAGCGGCATGGCGCTCGGCGCCGCGACCGGGCTCTGGCAGTCCGGGCACGGCGGCGAGTTCGCGCTGTCCAACGTGGTGCTGGTCGGCGCCCGCGACCTCGACCAGGCCGAGAAGCACATCATCGCGAACTCCCCCATCCGCAACATCCCGACCGGCCCGCGGATGCAGGAGGAGCTGGCCGCGACGATCGCCGGCCGCGAGGTGTTCGTGCACTTCTCCGCCGACGTCCTGCAGCCCGGCATCGTCCTCACCGACTACCAGGTGGCGAACGGCCTGACCATCGACACCGTCGTGGCCACGGCCCGCACGCTCGCCGCCGAGCGCGTGATCGGCCTCCAGCTCAGCGAGCTCGAGCACGACCCGACCGACCGCTTCAACACCTCGGCGCAGCTCGTGGTGGAGATGCTGTCGCCGCTGCTGCCGCGGCCGTAGCCGGAGCAGCAGCGGCCGCGTGTCACTCCGCCGCGATCCCCTCTCCGCCCGCGGCGCCCGGCACCAGCACGGACCCGACGCTCGTCAGTCCGCCGCCGGCGTCCACCCGGAACCCGTCGACGGCCCCGTCCTTACCGGTCTGGACGTAGAGGAACCGGCCGTCGGAGGTCGCCGAGGCGTCCACCGTCCCCGCACCGGTCGCGGTGTTCCCGAGCGCCGTCAGGCCGCCCGCACCCGCGTCGAGGTAGCCGGAGAGCGATCCGCTGCCGGCGTTCGACGCGTAGAAGGCCGAGCCGTCGCGCGCGATCCAGCAGGTCGCCGCCTGTCCTGTCGCCGCGGCCGCGATCGGGGTGACGGCGCCGCTCGGCGCGAGGGCGAAGGTCGCGACGGCGTTCGCGCCCGCCTCGGCCACCACCAGGTGGCCGCCCGCGTCGAAGGACACCGCGAACGGCACCGCGCCCGGCTCCACGTTGGTCACGGGATGCTGCGACAGGCCGCCCAGCCGGTCGACGCCGAACACGTCGATCGCGCTGCCGTTGCCCTTGGTGGTGACGACGACCTGCGACCCGTCAGGAGTGAAGGCGACCTGCCCCGGCGTGTGCGTGAACTCCGGCGTGAGCGTCGGGTCGAGACCGAGCGGGCGGTTCGAGAACGGGATGCGGACGAGGAAGCCGCCCACCCGGACGAAGCCCTGCACCGTCCCTCCGGCGCGCGCGTTCAGCACGTAGACCAGGCCGCCGTGCGCCGTCACGCTGACCGGGAAGCTCCCGCCGGAACCGATGACCTCCCGCCGGACGAGCTGGTCGCCGTGCACGGCGAAGACCGTCACCGTGTCGCTGCCGGCGTTGACCGCGTACAGAAGCCCGCGGTCGAGCACCAGCGAGCCCTGCGACGCGAGGTGGTCCACGACCGCACCGGTGAGCGCACCGCCGAGGCCGCCGGTCGGGTAGGTCCCGGCCTGGTGCAGCGAGCCGTCCGGCGCGCGGTCGTAGGCGACTACGGCATTGCCCGCGAGCCCGTCGGTCTGCACGAAGACCGCCGACCCGGTGCGTGCCGCGTCCGGGGCGGCGTCGGCCGCGGAGGGCGCGGCGAGCGCCGGCGCCGCGAAGAGGGCCGTCGCGGCGACGGCGGCCGCCGACGCGAGGGCGAGACGAAGTGGTGTTCTCATGATGCTCCTTCGATCCATCCGTTCGGCGCCCGGGGCGCCCTGGGCCGAGCGGCGCTCACGGCGCGCTCGAGGGGTGAGTGTCGCGCGCGGGGGGATGCTTACCTGCTCCGCGGATCTTTTCCGCGAGGTCCTACGATCGAGCCATGGGAGTCGGTGACGCGGAGCCGGAGCGGTGGCGCCCGTCGGACGACGACCTCCGGGAGACGGACGAGTGGCGCCGCTCCCTGACCGCGGGCGGCGCCGCGCAGCGCGCCGCGGAGACGCGGCTCTACGACCTGCTCCTCCGCGTGGCCCGCGGCGAGGTCCGCCGCCGGTCGGCGTCGCTGCCGTTCGCCGGTCCGGAGCTCGACGACATCGCCCATCAGGCCGCGGCCGACGCTGTGGTCGGCGTGTTGCGCCGGCTGCACGAGTTCCGCGGGGAGAGCCGGTTCGCGACCTGGGCGTACACCTTCGCGATCTTCGAGGTCTCGACCAAGATCGGCCGGCACTTCTGGCAGCGCAGGACGCTCTCCCTCGACGCGACCGGCTGGGACCGCCTCCCCGACCGGCTCGGCATCACGCCGGAGGAGGCCGGGGCCGCGGCCGAGCTGCTCGCCGCCCTCCGGCACGCCATCGACACCGTGCTCACCCGCCGGCAGCGCGAGGTCCTGCTGGCGGTGGTGGTCGAGGAGGTCCCGCTGGAGGCGCTCGCGGTGGCGCGGAGGACGTCGCGCGGAGCGCTCTACAAGGTCCTCTTCGACGCGAGAAGGAAGTTACGGAGCTACCTTGTCACTAATCACTATCTGGACGACGGCGACGAGGAGGTGACATGAGCGCTCGATCCCGGATCGGGGAATTCCTGGACACGGACCGGCGCGACGCGGGCTGCGCGGAGACGATGTCGCTCATGCATGTCTTCGCCGAGCTCGTGCTGGCGGGCAGGGACGCCGCCGCGCGCTACCCGGGGGTCGCCCTCCACCTGTCGCGGTGCGCGGCGTGCGGGGACGACTACGCGGGGCTGCTGGCGGCGCTGCGCGGCTAGGGCGCGGCTCGCCGTTCCGGTTCAGTCCGCGGGCCGCGCCGTGGAGGAACGGACGACCAGGCTGGTCGACAGGTCCACCCGGGCGAGTTCCGCCTCCGGCGCCGCGGCCGGATCGGACGCCGCGAGCAGCAGCCGCACGGCGACCTCGCCCATCTCGGCGATGGGCTGGCGGATCGTCGTGAGCGGAGGCGCGCCCCAGCTCGCCTCGGGCACGTCGTCGAAGCCGACCACGCTGAGGTCGTCGGGGACGCGGAGGCCGGCCGCTTTCGCCGCGTCGTAGACCCCCATCGCCATGAGGTCGGAGCAGGCGAACACCGCGGTCGGACGGTCGGGGCCGGCGAGGACGGGGGCGATGGCCTCGGCCGCGCGCGCCCGGTCCCAGTCGCCGTGCACGACCGTCGGCCCGGCCCCTCCGGCGACCTCGAGCGCGGAGCGGAACCCGTCGATCCTGGCGCGGCTGTAGAGGTGCGCGCGGGTCCCCCCGACGACGGCGAAGCGCTGGTGCCCGAGGGCGAGCAGGTGCTCGGCGGCCGTGCGGCCGCCGTCCCAGTTCGTGACCCCGACGCGCATCGCGGGGGCGCTCGGCTCGCTCATCGGCGTGACGAGGACGACGGGGATGTGCGCGGCCTCCAGCGCGGCGAAGTGGCCGGGAGCCGGGTCGACCAGCACGACGACCGCGCCGCGCGAGGGCCGGCGCAGCAGCCGCGACACCCAGTTGCCGTCCGGCCGGGCGATGGTGATGACGACATCGACGCCCGCGGCGGTCGCTGCGCTCTCCACGCCGGTGAGGACGCCGTTCGCCCAGGTCCCGTGCACGTGGTCGACGACCAGATCGATCATCGCGGGGGCGTCGGACTCGGGTGCGCTCGACCGCGGCGCGGTCGCCCGCGGGCTACGCGCGTAGCCGACGGCGTGGACGGCGTCCATGACCCGGGCGCGGGTCGCCGGGGACACGTCGGTCCCTCCCCGCAGGACCTTCGACACGGTGGGGACGCTCGTCCCCGCCATTCCCGCGACGTCGGAGAGGGTCGGCCGTTCCCGCCTGAGACCCTCGTCACTCATGACCGCAGCCTATCCAGCCGTCGATGCTTGCGCAAACTTTCGTAGACGGAACGTCTTGCGGATGACGCTTTCGGGCTGCAAGCATGGCCGAATCATCCCTCCGGCAGCAAGAAATTGCGCAAATCAGTGGAGGCGATGGTCCACCTCTCCAGGTGTTCGACGAAGAAAGCCGCCGGAAACGCTCCGGCCGATGGAGGAGAAGACACGCATGACGAACGGCCTGCTCTCGGGAACCGTCTCCCGGCGGGGACTACTCGCCGGCACCGGAGGACTCGCCGTCCTCGCCGCCCTGGCCGCCTGCAGCTCGCCGGGCGGCACCGCGACCTCGACCCTCAAGTTCTGGAACATGCCGTGGGGAGGGACCGCCTTCTCGCCGCTGGACAAGAAGATCACGCTCGCCTACAAGCCCGCGAGCGGTCTCCCGGCGGCCGGCTACCAGGCCGTGCAGTGGTCCAACTTCACGACGACCTTCGCGTCCGCCCTCGCCTCGAACACCGGGCCGGCGGTCAGCAGCGGCGCCGGCACGCAGGCGTTCCAGTTCGCGGAGAAGAACTACATCGCCTACGCCGACTCCCTGTTCGACTCCTGGAAGAGCAACGGCATGCTCGACGACTTCCTGCCGGGCGTGCTCGACACGATGAAGACGAGCAAGGGCTACGTCGCGGTGCCGTACAACCTCGACATGCGCGTCCTCTGGTACCGCAAGTCGCTTCTGGAGAAGGCGGGCGTCGAGGCGCCGACCGACTGGCAGTCGTACCTGGATGTCTGCGCGGCGCTCAAGAAGATCGGCGTCTACGGCTTCGGGATCGCCTCGGGAGCCCAGGGCAACGGCTTCCAGGTCCTGACCGGACTGCTGATCAACAACGGCGGGGGCCTCTTCAATGCCGACCAGAAGCCGGACTGCGTGACACCGGCCAACATCGAGGCGCTCGAGTTCGTGGTCGAGATGGTCCGCAAGGGCTACATGGACCCGGGGAGCGTCAGCTACTCCACGACGAACGCGCAGTCGCAGTGGAAGGCCGGCACCTTCGGGATGGGCTTCGAGAGCCCCGGCCTCGCGCAGGTGCTCGGCGGCCCGCTGGTCCAGGACATGACCGTGGGCGAACCGCTCACCGGCGCGCGCGGCGGCAAGGGCGCCCTGTACTTCCCGAACAACATCATGATGTACAAGCACACGCCCAGCCAGAAGGGCTCCGAGGACTTCCTGACCTACTACTACAAGAACATGGCTCCGCTCTGGACCCAGAACACCGGCATCGGCCTCCCCGTGCTGAAGTCCATCGCGGCGACGAAGGAGTTCCAGGCCGACCGCAACGCGGTCACCATGATCGAGAAGTGGCAGCCCATCTGCAAGACCTGGGCTGCGCCCGGAGGCGACGCGCTGTTCGCCGACGTGACCCTGGTCGACAGCACGCCGGCGATGAGCACGTGGGCGCAGAGCGTCCTGTCGCTGAAGGCCACCCCCAAGGAGTCCCTGCAGACCCTGCAGAAGACCCTGACCTCGCAGCAGAAGTAGCTCATGGCCACTCCGACCACACTGGAATCCGTCCGGCGCGCGCGGCGCGGCGTCGCGGTCGCGGGCCGCGGGCGACCCGGCGCGCGGCCGCCCGGGCGCCTGAGCTCGAGCGCCCTCACGCTCGTCCTCTTCGCGACCCCGGCCGTCCTACTGCTCCTGCTGCTCAACCTGTACCCGGTGCTGTACGCCGGCCAGCAGTCCTTGCGCAACGGCGACCTGGTCGACGCCGGCACGTTCGTCGGCCTGCAGAACTACGTGACCGTGCTGACCTCCCCGGAGTTCTGGCACGCCGCGTGGTTCACCGTCGTCTTCACGGTCGTCGGCGTCTTCGGGAGCTGGATCATCGGCCTCGGCCTGGCGCTGCTGCTGCGCACCCGCGTTCCAGCGAACGGCATCCTGAAGGTTCTGCTGCTGCTCCCGTGGGTGGTGCCGATCGTGGTCTCCTCCACGTCGTGGAACTGGCTGGTCGCCACACCGCAGAGCCCGCTCCCGCTGCTGGCGAAGGCGCTGGGCTTCGGTGACGTGCTCTTCCTCGCCGACCCGCTGCTCGCCCAGGTCACGGTCTGCGTCTTCAAGGTCTGGGTCAGCTTCCCGTTCATGATGATGATGATGTCCTCGGCCCTCGCCTCGGTCGACACCACCGTCTACGAGGCGTCCCGGGTCGACGGCGCATCCCGATGGAAGACCTTCCGGTTCATCACGCTCCCGATGATCTCGCGGTCCACCTACATCAGCTGGATCCTGATGACGATCTTCTGCGTGAACGACTTCCCGACGATCTTCCTGCTCACCGGCGGAGGCCCGGTGAACTCCACCCAGACCCTGGTCGTGCTCGCGTACACCACGGTCTTCCAGAACTTCCAGACCGGTCCCGGTGTCGCGATCGCGTTCCTGATGACGATCGTGCTCGTCATCGTCAGCGTCACGCTCTACCGGCAGATCCGAAAGGCGGCCATCGAATGACGGCACTGGCCCAGCAGACCGCGCCCTCCCCGCAGACCGCGCCGGCGAGGATCCGGCGTCCCCGGCCCGAGGGCGACCGCGGCCGGTGGTGGCGGTTCTGCCTCCTCGCCGTCGTGACCGCCGTCGTGCTCGTGCCGCTCGCGGCCGTCGTGCTGCTCTCCCTGCAGCCGGGGCTCGGCAGCTCCGCGACCGGCGTGACGCTCGACAACTACGTGAGCGTGATCACCTCGACCGACCTCGGCGCCTGGGTGACCAACAGCCTCGTCGTCACGCTCGCGACGGTGGTCGTCTCCGTCGTCATCGCCGCGCCGGCCGGCTACGTGCTCTCCCGGGGCCGCGGGAGGCTGGTGGCGGGGTTCTCGCTGACCCTGTTCGTGATCCAATCGCTCCCCGTGGTGACCGCGGTGATCCCGCTGTTCATCCTCTTCGCGAACATCGGGCTGGTCGACACCCTCGGCGGCGTCGTGATCCTCTACGTCGGCGGGACGATGTCGGTCGCCATCTGGATGATGGCCGCCTACTTCGACTCCATCCCGATCAGCCTCGAGGAGGCGGCGTGGATGGACGGCTGCTCGGTCTTCGGCAGCTTCTCCCGGGTGGTGCTGCGCAACTCGCTGCCCGGCGTGCTCTCGACGGCGATCTTCGCGTTCCTGCTGGCCTGGAACGACTACCTCGTCGCCGTGATCTTCCTCCGCTCCGACCAGAACTACACCCTGCCGATCGGGCTCCAGACGTTCTTCCAGCAGAACCAGACCGACTGGGGGCCGGTGATGAGCGTCGCGGTGGTGATGATGATCCCGCCGATCGTGGTGTTCGCGGTGCTCAACCGGTACTTCAGCGTCGGCGGGATCGGGGGGTCGCTGGCGGGGCGGTGAGCGGGAGGCCGGCTACACCGCCGCCCACGCGCTCCCCGCCTCCGCGCTCCCCTCGACCGCCGCCAGCACCCGCTGCACGTGCAGCGCGTCCGCGAACGACGGCTCCGGCTCCCGCCGCTCCGCGATATCGGTCACGAAGTCGACGACCTGGTGCGAGAAGGCGTGCTCGTAGCCGAGGGCGTGGCCGGTCGGCCACCAGTTGGCCGCGAAGGCGTGCTCGGGCTCGGTCGCGAGGATGCGGCGGAAGCCGAGGCGGTCGGCGGGCTCGGTCGCGTCGTAGAACTCGAGCTCGTTCAGGCGTTCCAGGTCGAACGCCAGCGCACCGCGGGTGCCGGAGACCTCCAGCCGGAGCGCATTCTTGCGGCCGGTGGCGTAGCGGGTCGCCGTGAAGGAGCCCATCGCGCCGGAGGCGAACCGGGTGGTGAACCAGGCCGCGTCGTCCACCGTCACCTCGCCGAACCGGTCGGAGGCCACGCCGCCGAGGCCGCGCTGCTCGGCCAGGACGGGGCGCTGCCGGACGTACGTCTCGAGCGTGCCGCTGACCGAGGCGATCAGGTCGCCTGCGACGAACTCGGCGGCGTCGATGATGTGCGCGCCGATGTCGCCGAGCGAGCCGGAGCCCGCCTTCGCGCGGTCGAGGCGCCAGGTCATCGGGCCGGCCGGGTCGCTCAGCCAGTCCTGGAGGTACTGCGCCCGCACCTCGCGGACCTCGCCGATCGCGCCCTCCCGCACCAGCCGGCGCGCCTCCAGGATCGCGGGCACCCGGCGGTAGGTGAACCCGCACATCGCGATCGCCCCGCGCTCCTGGGCGGCCGCGGCCGCCGACGCCATGCGCTCGGCCTCGCCGATGCTGTTCGCGAGCGGCTTCTCGCACAGCACGTGCTTGCCGGCCTCCAGCGCCGCGATCGCGATCTCGGCGTGCGTGTCGCCGGGCGTCACGATGTCGACCACGTCGATGTCGTCGCGGGCGACGGCCTCCCGCCAGTCGTCGGACGACTCCGCCCAGCCGAGCCGGTCCGCCGACTCCGCGGCGCCGTGGCGACCCACCAGCAGCGCCGGCTCCGGCCGCAGCGGGAGGTCGAAGAAGCGCGGCGCGACCCGCCACGCCTGGGAGTGCGCTGCCCCCATGAAGCCGTGCCCGACGAGCGCGACGCGCAGCGCCGGCGCGGCCGTCACGACGCCACCTCCGCCGCCCCGCGCAGACGCAGGCGTGCGACGCTCCCCCACTGCTCCAGGCGCTCCCGCACGTCCGTGCGCCGCTCGGTCCGCACCGCCTCGGCGTACCGCAGTTCCAGGAGCTGCGCGATGTCCACCCGCTCGCCCGTCCGCGCGCTCAGAACGGCGGCCTCCACCATCGCGAGACTGTGGATGTTCTCGTGGATCTCGTTCTGCGGCACCTCGCCGCTGCGCAGCGACCGCACGAACTCGGCGAGCGAGCCGGCGATCTCCTCCGGGCCGTCCGGGGCCTCGGGCAGGCTGTCGATCCCGTCCGCCTCCGGGACGCCGTCCCCGTCCCAGACCGCGGTGCCGTGCTCGGCGCTGATCCGCCAGGCGCCGTTCCAGGAGGTCTCCCGGCCGGGCGCGCACCAGCTCCCGGTGAAGGAGTAGCGGGCGCCGTCGTCGAACTCGAACGTCGCGGCGGCCGACGCGTCGCCGTCGTACCAGCTCCACGCCGGGTTCCACGACGAGCACGACACCGAGACCGGGTCGGCGCGCAGCAGGTAGCGGGCCATGTCGAACTGGTGGATGGCCATGTCCACCAGGAGCGGCTGCTCCATCCGGTCCCGGAACCCGCCGAAGTGCGGCGCCTTGTAGAACTCGGTCGTGATCGCGCCGACCCGGCCGAGCCGGTCCGCGATGGCACGCAGCCGCACCAGCTCGGTGAAGTACCGGCGCGACTGGCTCACCATCAGCAGCCCTCCGGCCACCTCGGCGAGCGCCGCCTGCTGGAGGGCGTCGACCAGCGTCGGGGCGATCGGCTTCTCGCAGAGCACGGGGAGGCCGGCGAAGAGCGCCTCCTCGTTGACCGGGCGGTGCGCGGCGGGGACCGTGACGTTGACCACGGCCGCTCCTCCGCTCCGTGCGGCGACCTCCGACACCGACGACCCGATGGCCACGTCCAGCGCCTCGTCCTGGGCGACGCGCGCGGCCAGGTCCAGGTCGAGGTCGACGATCCCGACCAGGCGGACCTCCGGGGTGGACTCGATGGTGCGGATCCAGTGGCGGCCCATATTGCCCGCCCCCACGAGCACGACGGGCAGCGGCTCGGGCGACTCGCTGAGAGCCCCGGTCACAGAACGACCTCGTCGCGGTTGTGCAGCGCGCCGGCGTAGCCGTGTCCGTTGAAGAAGTCCTCCCGCTCGTAGCGCAGGAGCACGGGCACCTGGCGGGACGGCCGGTCGGACACGGCCCACTCCACGCCGTTGGCGATGACGTGCCGGACGTCCGGGTGGTGGTACACGGGGTAGTCCTGGTCGCCGGGGCTGAAGAAGAAGATCTTGCCGTTGCCGCGCTTGAACGTCATCCCGCTGCGGAAGCACTCGCCGCCGCTGAAGGTGCTGATGAAGACCAGCTCGTCGGGTGCGGGGACGTCGAACTGCTCTCCGTACATCTCCTGCGCCGGGATCTCGATGGGATGCGGGATGCCCTTGGCGATCGGGTGGGTCGGGTCGACCGTCCAGAC of Leifsonia shinshuensis contains these proteins:
- a CDS encoding Gfo/Idh/MocA family oxidoreductase — its product is MTGALSESPEPLPVVLVGAGNMGRHWIRTIESTPEVRLVGIVDLDLDLAARVAQDEALDVAIGSSVSEVAARSGGAAVVNVTVPAAHRPVNEEALFAGLPVLCEKPIAPTLVDALQQAALAEVAGGLLMVSQSRRYFTELVRLRAIADRLGRVGAITTEFYKAPHFGGFRDRMEQPLLVDMAIHQFDMARYLLRADPVSVSCSSWNPAWSWYDGDASAAATFEFDDGARYSFTGSWCAPGRETSWNGAWRISAEHGTAVWDGDGVPEADGIDSLPEAPDGPEEIAGSLAEFVRSLRSGEVPQNEIHENIHSLAMVEAAVLSARTGERVDIAQLLELRYAEAVRTERRTDVRERLEQWGSVARLRLRGAAEVAS